A genomic window from Cyprinus carpio isolate SPL01 chromosome B9, ASM1834038v1, whole genome shotgun sequence includes:
- the LOC109100263 gene encoding LOW QUALITY PROTEIN: mitogen-activated protein kinase kinase kinase 13-like (The sequence of the model RefSeq protein was modified relative to this genomic sequence to represent the inferred CDS: substituted 1 base at 1 genomic stop codon), with amino-acid sequence MHTHGTMGSSPEVLSWTSCPSLLVGKLKEELKHTVVGDSIKKTTSNISPQALLPPAPPPPQIIADLAPPTTLPMPLQQLQLPCRDDEPGGTSPPCTALSEDSTREQGHFENSVLQLQEHEEAETPGSCGQGGCGSGGEEKNEEGGCPMDHSGDDTHHHPQDDIKLHFHRAGTGSGGFLEGLFGCLRPVWNIIGKTYSTEYKLQQQDMWEVPFEEISELQWLGSGAQGAVFLGKFRSEDVAIKKVREQKETDIKHLRKLKHPNIISFKGVCTQAPCYCIIMEYCAQGQLYEVLRAGRKVTPRLLVDWASGIASGMNYLHLHKIIHRDLKSPNVLVTQSDNVKISDFGTSKELSDKSTKMSFAGTVAWMAPEVIRNEPVSEKVDIWSFGVVLWELLTGEIPYKDVDSSAIIWGVGSNSLHLPVPSTCPDGFKILMKQTWQGKPRNRPSFRQILLHLDIASADVLGTRXGNSNVGLAEWREEVKKHFEKIKSEGTCIHRLDEELIRRRRDELRHALDIREHYERKLERANNLYMELSAIMLQLEVREKELLKREQAERHLVRPIVRPNAVEKLIKKKSGMNHKPGTQQPKRPDLLRSDGIPSVEPLPAPSPLSGSPKVSTPPGKTRYRSKPRHRRANSKGSHNEFPGALKPNSAPSEEQQPLQDREQSYHHHHPPPLEGPLLPVQNRVIAVATCANNLRYFGPAAALRSPQTDHLQRRLSGSSPDLISTAVDADSRHRRSSVPPSAGSAACCQAHPFPGCMHCQETPAAPSHPELPHYSLLSTGEETPPAVKRPMEPTAEGEASGEQRSSGLLHSLRPLRNAGDESSEEEEGEVDSEVEFPRRQRPHRCMSSFQSYSTFSSENLSVSDGEEGNTSDHSHSGPLEQLSASQEEHLDELLSHTPEIPIDISTQSDGLSDKECAVRRVKTQISLGKLCADEHSYENPLHFGDSDCDTSDAECSDATIRNKQPCAPSSW; translated from the exons ATGCACACGCACGGCACCATGGGAAGCTCCCCCGAGGTGCTGTCCTGGACGTCCTGTCCCAGCCTGCTGGTGGGGAAGCTGAAGGAGGAGCTAAAGCACACGGTCGTCGGCGACTCCATCAAAAAAACTACCAGTAACATTTCTCCTCAAGCGCTGCTTCCTCCAGCACCACCTCCGCCGCAGATCATCGCAGACCTGGCACCGCCCACCACCCTTCCCATGCCACTGCAGCAGCTTCAGCTTCCCTGCAGGGACGACGAGCCAGGTGGCACCAGCCCGCCGTGCACCGCCCTCAGCGAGGACTCGACGCGAGAGCAGGGACACTTCGAAAACAGCGTTCTGCAGCTGCAGGAACACGAGGAGGCCGAGACGCCGGGATCCTGCGGTCAGGGAGGCTGCGGAAGCGGCGGGGAGGAGAAAAACGAGGAGGGCGGGTGTCCGATGGACCACAGCGGAGACGACACGCACCACCATCCGCAAGATGACATCAAACTGCACTTTCATAGAGCTGGGACGGGCAGCGGCGGATTTCTGGAGGGGCTGTTTGGGTGTTTGAGACCCGTGTGGAATATTATTGGGAAAACATACTCAACCGAGTATAAACTTCAGCAGCAAG ACATGTGGGAGGTGCCGTTTGAGGAGATCTCTGAGCTGCAGTGGCTGGGCAGCGGAGCTCAGGGCGCCGTGTTCCTCGGGAAGTTCCGCTCCGAAGATGTCGCCATCAAGAAAGTCAGGGAGCAGAAGGAGACTGATATCAAACACCTGCGCAAGCTGAAGCACCCCAACATCATCAGCTTCAA GGGTGTTTGCACGCAGGCCCCATGTTACTGCATCATCATGGAGTACTGTGCTCAAGGGCAGCTGTACGAGGTTCTCAGGGCCGGTCGTAAGGTCACGCCACGGCTGCTGGTGGACTGGGCCTCAGGGATCGCCAGCGGCATGAACTACCTGCACCTCCACAAAATCATCCACAGAGACCTCAAGTCACCAAA TGTGCTAGTCACTCAAAGCGACAACGTGAAGATCTCAGACTTTGGAACCTCTAAAGAGCTCAGTGACAAGAGTACGAAGATGTCATTTGCGGGTACGGTGGCCTGGATGGCTCCGGAAGTGATCCGGAATGAGCCGGTGTCGGAGAAAGTAGACATCTG GTCGTTCGGGGTGGTGTTGTGGGAGCTGCTGACCGGTGAGATCCCCTATAAGGACGTGGACTCGTCTGCTATTATTTGGGGTGTGGGCAGTAACAGCCTCCACCTGCCCGTGCCGTCCACCTGTCCCGACGGCTTCAAGATCCTCATGAAACAAACCTG GCAAGGTAAACCCAGAAACCGGCCGTCCTTCAGGCAGATCCTCCTCCATCTGGATATCGCCTCGGCCGATGTGCTCGGGACACGATAGGGGAACTCAAATGTAGGGtta GCGGAGTGGAGAGAGGAAGTGAAGAAGCATTTCGAGAAGATCAAAAGCGAAGGCACCTGCATCCACCGACTGGACGAGGAGCTGATTCGGCGCAGAAGAGACGAGCTCAG ACACGCTCTGGATATCCGAGAGCATTACGAGAGGAAACTGGAGCGAGCTAATAACCTGTACATGGAGCTCAGCGCTATCATGCTGCAGCTGGAGGTGCGAGAGAAAGAGCTGCTCAA GAGGGAGCAGGCCGAACGCCACCTGGTTCGGCCCATTGTGCGGCCCAACGCTGTTGAGAAGCTCATTAAGAAGAAGAGCGGCATGAACCATAAGCCCGGGACACAGCAGCCAAAGAG ACCGGATCTGCTGCGCTCCGACGGCATTCCCAGCGTCGAGCCTCTTCCGGCTCCGTCCCCGTTGTCAGGAAGCCCGAAAGTGTCCACCCCGCCTGGGAAAACCCGGTACCGCAGTAAGCCCCGCCACCGGAGGGCCAACAGCAAAGGCAGTCACAACGAGTTCCCAGGAGCCCTCAAACCCAACTCAGCCCCATCCGAGGAACAGCAGCCCCTACAGGACAGG GAGCAAAGCTACCATCACCATCATCCCCCTCCACTCGAGGGTCCGCTGTTACCAGTGCAGAACCGTGTAATCGCTGTAGCCACCTGCGCTAACAACCTGCGCTACTTCGGCCCGGCCGCCGCTCTCCGCAGCCCGCAGACTGACCACCTGCAGCGGAGGCTGTCCGGCTCCAGCCCTGACCTCATCTCCACCGCCGTGGACGCTGATTCACGCCACCGCAGGTCCTCCGTCCCTCCGTCCGCGGGCTCCGCTGCCTGCTGCCAGGCGCATCCGTTCCCCGGCTGCATGCACTGTCAGGAGACGCCGGCGGCCCCCAGCCACCCTGAGCTCCCGCATTACTCACTGCTGAGCACGGGTGAAGAAACACCGCCCGCCGTCAAGAGACCGATGGAGCCCACGGCCGAGGGAGAAGCATCAGGAGAGCAGAGATCCAGCGGCCTGCTGCACTCGCTCAGACCGCTGAGAAAC GCGGGAGACGAGTCGTCtgaggaggaggaaggagaggTCGACAGCGAGGTGGAGTTTCCACGCAGGCAGCG ACCTCATCGCTGCATGAGCAGCTTTCAGTCGTACTCCACCTTCAGCTCGGAGAACCTGTCAGTGTCTGACGGCGAGGAGGGCAACACCAGCGATCACTCGCACAGCGGCCCGCTGGAGCAGCTCAGCGCTAGTCAGGAGGAGCATCTGGACGAGCTCCTGTCCCACACGCCTGAGATCCCCATCGACATCTCCACGCAGTCCGACGGTCTGTCCGATAAAGAGTGCGCCGTCCGCCGGGTCAAGACCCAGATCTCTCTGGGCAAGCTGTGTGCTGATGAGCACAGCTACGAG aatCCGCTACATTTCGGAGATTCCGACTGCGACACGTCGGATGCGGAATGTTCCGACGCCACCATCAGGAACAAACAGCCCTGCGCACCTTCATCCTGGTGA